From Roseateles sp. SL47:
GTCTGCCGCACTTCTGGATCTGGAACTGCAAGGCGCGGTGGCGCGGCTCCCTGGCGCCCGCTTCCAGCGTCGCGTCCGCGCCTGAGCGCCTCGGGCCCGCCCTATCCGGGAATATCCGCGCCAAGGCCCTTTCATTTCGCTCCGGAGGGGTTTCAGGCCCTGGGGTATAGTGCCTCTATGTTTGACGTGCTCGTCTATCTGTACGAAACCTACTGGCGGCCTGACGCCTGTCCGGATCACGCCCAGCTGACCCGGAAACTGTCAGCCGTGGGGTTTGAGGACGACGAGATCCGTGACGCCCTCTCCTGGCTGGACGGGCTGGCCGCTTCCGCCCAATCGCATCATGCCGAGCCGGGTGAACGCAGTCTGCGCATCTATTCCCGGGACGAACAGGAACACCTGGGTGACGCCTCCATGGGCTTCATCAGCTTCCTGGCCTCGGCCGGGGTGCTGCCCACCGCCATGCGTGAAATGGTCATTGACCGCGCCATGGCCATCCCCGGTGGCCCGCTGGACCTGGAAGATCTGAAGATCATCGTGCTGATGGTGTTCTGGAGCCTGGGGGAAGAGCCCGATGCACTCATCCTGGACGAGCTGTTTGTGGCGCCAGAAGAACGGCTGATCCACTAGCAGCCTCCCGACTTGGCAACAAAAAGCCTCAGGCGTACTTAGGAGTATCGCGCTGAGGCTTTTTTGTTTGGGGCGGGCACCTTCTGGGGGGCCGACTGCGAGGTGCGGCCTGGGTTGCGTGGCCTGAGGTTCTCACCGTGAGCCGTGAAATGTGCGAGCCAGGATTCGTGGCCCCGAGCCTGACCGCCCGAGAGGGCTCGCGCGAACGAGTCCTCGCTCAAGCCGTCTGACGCTCAAGCCGTCTGACGCTCAAGCCGTCCGAGGCTAGGCTCAAGCCAGCAGGCGGCTCGGATCCACTTCCAGCTTGGCCAGCGCATTGCGGGTGGCCTTGACGGTGAGCGACTCGTCCTGCGCGGGCAGCATCAGCCCCGCTTGCAGGAAGGCCGCCAACCGGCTGAGCTGGAACAGCACCCCACGCCCCTGCGGCGAGACAAACAGAATCAGGTGGTGGCGCATGCCGCGCCACACCAGTTGCACCGGCTCCACCCGGTTGCGGTAGTCCAGCATGTACCAGCTGCCCACCTGCAGTTCACGGGCCCAGGCCAGCATGGCCGGCGTGGGCGCGGTGCCGCCTTCGGCCACCACTTCCAGCCCGTCCACCTCATGGCTGGACAGGTCTCGCACCAGCGATTCGTTGACTTCCACGCCGGCTTCGGTGTTGGGCAGCATGGCCTCCAGCGTCTCCAGCTGGCCCATCAGCTCATCCAGACGCTCGCGCGGGATGGCCGCGGTCTTGGCCGTGAACGCCGCAGCCAAAGCATTGTTGAGCGAGCGGATCTGCTCATCCTGCCGGTCGGTGGTCATGCCCGCATGACCCATGCCGTCGCGCAAGGTCTTGAGCAAGGGCGGCAGGCGGCGGATGACCTCGGCCCGATCCTCACGGGACACCTTTGCACTGGCCGACCAGATGAGATCGGCCGCTGCCCGCTTCATCAGCTTGGTCTGATCGGCATGCGGGCCATACCGCACGCCGGTCACGGCCAGCACATCGGCCCAGATCTGGAAGAGGAAGTCCCGGACACCGTCCTGCACCGGGACCTCGGACAGCATCTTGCGCAGTTCAATCGTGTATTGAATGGCCAGCGTTTCGCGCTGCTCCACCTGCTGCGCCAGCGAGACACCCTTTCGGGAGACTTCGTTTTCCTGCTGGAAGTAGTGGTCGAGGAACTTCTCGAATTCGGTCAGCACCGTCTGGAAAACGCGGCGACCGGTGTCCGGATAGGCTTCCACCACCTGCACCACGCGTTTGATTTCTCGCTCCAGGGCATCACCGATGTCGGCGGCCGAGGCACTGAAACCCATGACGCAGGCGCCCATGCGGTCGATGAGACGACGCGCCGGATGATCTTCCGCAGCAAAGAAATCGGGTTCGCCGATGGCCACGCGCAGCACCGGCATCTGCAGCCGGGCAAACCACACACGCAGCGACGGCGGGATACGCTCCTCTTGCAGGATGGCCTGGAACAGCAAGGCCACCAGTTCAATGGTGGCGCGCTCGGCGGGCGTATCTGCGGCCTGTTTCAGGGCCGATTTCAGCACCTGGTTGCGCTGCCGGATTTCGTCCAGCGCCTGGGGCGCGGTCATGTGGATGTCCACGCCGGGAGCGTCCGCCTGCTCGACCCGCCGCTGCACGGTCTCCTGCGCCATGGTGATGGCCGCGCCCAGCCGCTGGGAATGCCGCGACAAGGGAGCGCCCATCTGGGTGGGCGACGGGCTGGTGATGGTAGCGCGGCCGGTGGCCGGCCCCAGTTGGGCGGAGCGGGACATCGGCGGCGGTGGCGGTGGCGCCGGTGCACGGGCCAGCTCGGGGACATGACGTGCCAACACACGTTGCAACTGCGCCATGACCTGCTGGGCCGACTGCGCTGCTGGCGCCATGACGGCTCCGGCGGCCGATGAGGCGGCGGAAGCAGCCGCCGAAGCAGCCATTGACGCAGCGGCGGAGGATGGGGGGGCGATGCCAGGCGTTGCGTAAGCACCATGCGAAGGCCCATGGCCCCCGCTCTGCGGCGCAGCCGTGCCGGCCGGTGCCGCCGGGCCTGCACCAGGCGCCGATGGCTGCAGCCCGGACGCATTGCGGCGGATCAACGGCCGCAGGTCCACCTCGGGCATCACGCCCTGCTGGAGCAGCCAGTGATTGCTGTCGTGATAGGCCTCGCTCAGCAGTAGCGACAGTTCCTGATGCAGCGGACGCTGCAGCATCTGCCAGATGGAGCTGGTGAGGCCGGACTCAAACCAGGCGTCCAGCACCAGGCGGGAGAAGACCTGCGCGCGCAGCAGATCCTGATGGGGCAGGTCTTCCAAGCCCTCCAGGCGCTGCAACCGGTTGCGCA
This genomic window contains:
- a CDS encoding DUF1631 family protein gives rise to the protein MTAADARSQALASQARRVHTEVLLRGLPAVVASLTTAVQDLRSQPAEHALQMARRDAFEAWQRCATPWHARLGKSLRHVYHHGPGDSRSASLSSRPQNLSLVDDDTIEREIIASRLALAMLDKASWEFSDLRNRLQRLEGLEDLPHQDLLRAQVFSRLVLDAWFESGLTSSIWQMLQRPLHQELSLLLSEAYHDSNHWLLQQGVMPEVDLRPLIRRNASGLQPSAPGAGPAAPAGTAAPQSGGHGPSHGAYATPGIAPPSSAAASMAASAAASAASSAAGAVMAPAAQSAQQVMAQLQRVLARHVPELARAPAPPPPPPMSRSAQLGPATGRATITSPSPTQMGAPLSRHSQRLGAAITMAQETVQRRVEQADAPGVDIHMTAPQALDEIRQRNQVLKSALKQAADTPAERATIELVALLFQAILQEERIPPSLRVWFARLQMPVLRVAIGEPDFFAAEDHPARRLIDRMGACVMGFSASAADIGDALEREIKRVVQVVEAYPDTGRRVFQTVLTEFEKFLDHYFQQENEVSRKGVSLAQQVEQRETLAIQYTIELRKMLSEVPVQDGVRDFLFQIWADVLAVTGVRYGPHADQTKLMKRAAADLIWSASAKVSREDRAEVIRRLPPLLKTLRDGMGHAGMTTDRQDEQIRSLNNALAAAFTAKTAAIPRERLDELMGQLETLEAMLPNTEAGVEVNESLVRDLSSHEVDGLEVVAEGGTAPTPAMLAWARELQVGSWYMLDYRNRVEPVQLVWRGMRHHLILFVSPQGRGVLFQLSRLAAFLQAGLMLPAQDESLTVKATRNALAKLEVDPSRLLA
- a CDS encoding DUF494 family protein, with amino-acid sequence MFDVLVYLYETYWRPDACPDHAQLTRKLSAVGFEDDEIRDALSWLDGLAASAQSHHAEPGERSLRIYSRDEQEHLGDASMGFISFLASAGVLPTAMREMVIDRAMAIPGGPLDLEDLKIIVLMVFWSLGEEPDALILDELFVAPEERLIH